From the Salarias fasciatus chromosome 16, fSalaFa1.1, whole genome shotgun sequence genome, one window contains:
- the cmss1 gene encoding protein CMSS1 isoform X1 gives MGDDLGDDWWTQGGNSDASESEEETKREKRPREEIKTQPEKRKRNVAEKTNKAKKKKKTHVQEEAAGPPENETENKSSQPQKKRKKKKKKTITDVLAASEPKPGRPADLQDLLAQYFSDKRSVIEQEELKLQDSCFLSSNDLSHTLSSYLKQVCPKWAKIQKQHGEKSSVVLLVVCSSALRAIDLIKQLTTFKGEARVIKLFAKHIKIEEQVKLLQRGVTHVGVGTPGRISALIEKEGLSLQALRFLVLDWNWRDVKLRRMADIPEIKLDLLKLLESGVLAACRENRIKVGLF, from the exons ATGCATCTGAGTCGGAGGAGGAGACAAAACGAGAGAAACGGCCCCGCGAGGAAATAAAGACGCAgccagagaagaggaagaggaatgtagcagagaaaaccaacaaggccaagaaaaagaagaaaactcacGTGCAg gaggaggctgcaggtcCTCCAGAGAACGAGACGGAGAACAAGTCCTCTCAGCcccagaagaagaggaag aagaagaagaagaaaacgatCACAGATGTGTTGGCGGCGTCCGAGCCGAAGCCGGGCCGTCCGGCCgacctgcaggacctgctggcGCAGTATTTCTCAGACAAGCGCTCGGTCAtcgagcaggaggagctgaagctgcagg actcctgcttcctgtccagcaACGACCTGTCACACACCCTGTCCTCCTACCTGAAGCAGG TCTGTCCCAAGTGGGCCAAGATCCAGAAGCAGCACGGCGAGAAGAGCTCGGTGGTCCTGCTGGTGGTCTGCAGCTCCGCACTCCGAGCCATCGACCTCATCAA GCAGCTGACCACCTTCAAGGGGGAAGCCAGAGTCATCAAGCTGTTTGCCAAGCACATCAAG ATCGAGGagcaggtgaagctgctgcagagaggagtcACTCATGTGGGAGTGGGAACGCCGGGCCGGATCAGCGCGCTCATagagaaag agGGTTTGAGCCTGCAGGCCTTGAGGttcctggttctggactggaaCTGGAGGGACGTGAAGCTCAGGAGGATGGCGGACATTCCCGAG ATCAAGCTGGacctcctgaagctgctggagagcgGCGTCCTGGCCGCgtgcagagaaaacagaatcaAAGTCGGACTCTTTTAA
- the cmss1 gene encoding protein CMSS1 isoform X2 — MGDDLGDDWWTQGGNSDASESEEETKREKRPREEIKTQPEKRKRNVAEKTNKAKKKKKTHVQEEAAGPPENETENKSSQPQKKRKKKKKTITDVLAASEPKPGRPADLQDLLAQYFSDKRSVIEQEELKLQDSCFLSSNDLSHTLSSYLKQVCPKWAKIQKQHGEKSSVVLLVVCSSALRAIDLIKQLTTFKGEARVIKLFAKHIKIEEQVKLLQRGVTHVGVGTPGRISALIEKEGLSLQALRFLVLDWNWRDVKLRRMADIPEIKLDLLKLLESGVLAACRENRIKVGLF, encoded by the exons ATGCATCTGAGTCGGAGGAGGAGACAAAACGAGAGAAACGGCCCCGCGAGGAAATAAAGACGCAgccagagaagaggaagaggaatgtagcagagaaaaccaacaaggccaagaaaaagaagaaaactcacGTGCAg gaggaggctgcaggtcCTCCAGAGAACGAGACGGAGAACAAGTCCTCTCAGCcccagaagaagaggaag aagaagaagaaaacgatCACAGATGTGTTGGCGGCGTCCGAGCCGAAGCCGGGCCGTCCGGCCgacctgcaggacctgctggcGCAGTATTTCTCAGACAAGCGCTCGGTCAtcgagcaggaggagctgaagctgcagg actcctgcttcctgtccagcaACGACCTGTCACACACCCTGTCCTCCTACCTGAAGCAGG TCTGTCCCAAGTGGGCCAAGATCCAGAAGCAGCACGGCGAGAAGAGCTCGGTGGTCCTGCTGGTGGTCTGCAGCTCCGCACTCCGAGCCATCGACCTCATCAA GCAGCTGACCACCTTCAAGGGGGAAGCCAGAGTCATCAAGCTGTTTGCCAAGCACATCAAG ATCGAGGagcaggtgaagctgctgcagagaggagtcACTCATGTGGGAGTGGGAACGCCGGGCCGGATCAGCGCGCTCATagagaaag agGGTTTGAGCCTGCAGGCCTTGAGGttcctggttctggactggaaCTGGAGGGACGTGAAGCTCAGGAGGATGGCGGACATTCCCGAG ATCAAGCTGGacctcctgaagctgctggagagcgGCGTCCTGGCCGCgtgcagagaaaacagaatcaAAGTCGGACTCTTTTAA
- the tmem30c gene encoding transmembrane protein 30C, giving the protein MTGAKGKSGPLARRPDNSAFKQQRLPAWSPMLTANTVLPFFYLTALLCLLLGVWLLLTVQSTQELKLDYTEAGTCDVCFETRKNMSNAAAACRCTVAFSVEKPLEGDVFFYYGLRNFHQNLRRYMDSRDDAQMVGRTNNLQNPSSYCDPFSRDQNGLPIAPCGAVANSMFNDSFTLNYHGSGGYSSARVPLLRKGISWYTDKNIKFRNSRDENRTLAQTFEGTVPPPYWHKPVFELDPFDETNNGFVNDDLIIWMREAAFPNFKKLYGVLNRAGQPFSAGLPAGNYTVDIDYNFPVQYFRGRKEVVLTTLTWFGGQNHFLPIAYLVTSSLTLLIAVGLTVVWLKFGKNGKNMEE; this is encoded by the exons ATGACCGGCGCCAAGGGGAAGTCCGGCCCGCTGGCCCGCCGGCCCGACAACTCGGCCTTCAAGCAGCAGCGGCTGCCGGCCTGGTCCCccatgctaacggctaacacGGTGCTGCCGTTCTTCTACCTGACGGCACTGCTGTGCCTGCTGCTGGGCGTGTGGCTGCTGCTCACCGTGCAGAGCACGCAGGAGCTGAAG CTGGACTACACCGAGGCCGGGACCTGCGACGTCTGCTTTGAGACCAGAAAAAACATGAGcaatgccgccgccgcctgccggTGCACGGTGGCCTTCTCCGTCGAGAAGCCGCTGGAG GGCGACGTCTTTTTCTACTACGGCCTCAGAAACTTCCACCAGAACCTGAGGAGATACATGGACTCCAGAGACGACGCCCAGATGGTCGGGAGGACCAACAACCTCCAG AACCCCAGCTCCTACTGCGATCCGTTCAGCAGAGACCAGAACGGACTTCCCATCGCCCCCTGCGGCGCCGTGGCCAACAGCATGTTCAACG ACTCCTTCACCCTGAACTATCACGGCTCCGGCGGCTATTCCTCCGCCCGAGTCCCTCTGCTGCGGAAAGGCATCTCCTGGTACACCGACAAAAACATCAAGTTCCGCAACTCCAGGGATGAGAACCGGACCCTGGCGCAGACATTTGAAG GCACAGTGCCGCCTCCGTACTGGCACAAGCCCGTGTTCGAGCTGGACCCCTTCGACGAGACCAACAACGGCTTCGTCAACGACGACCTGATCATCTGGATGAGGGAGGCCGCCTTCCCCAACTTCAAGAAGCTGTACGGGGTTCTGAACCGGGCCGGCCAGCCGTTCAGCGCGGGGCTCCCCGCCGGGAATTACACCGTCGACATCGACTACA aCTTCCCTGTGCAGTACTTCCGGGGCAGAAAGGAAGTGGTTCTGACCACCCTGACCTGGTTCGGGGGGCAGAACCACTTCCTGCCCATCGCCTACCTGGTGACCAGCAGCCTGACGCTGCTGATCGCCGTCGGCCTCACCGTGGTCTGGCTCAAGTTCGGGAAGAACGGCAAGAACATGGAGGAATGA